A region of the Candidatus Deferrimicrobium sp. genome:
CGCTCGCCCTGCGATCCAGGTACGAAAGCTGGAGGTCGAGCGCCGCCTTGTATGCCACTTCCCCCAGCCAGACCGTTTCCATGAAGCGACCCTTCCGCTTACGAGAAATCCCCTGCTTCAAGGATCTCACGAACGCGGTACAGAAAACCGTTCCCCGCCACGCCGTCGATGACGCGGTGGTCGTAGGCGCAACACAGGTACATCATCGGACGAATGACGATGACGTCTTCCCCGTCGACCTCGTGAACCACGGGTCGCTTGACGATCTGCCCCAACCGGAGGATCCCCACCTGGGGCTGGTTGATGATCGGGGTGCCGAAGAGGTTCCCCTTGATCCCCGGGTTGGTGATGCTGAAGGTGCCCCCCGAGAGTTCGTCAGGGGTAATCTTCCCCGACTTCGCCCGGGCGCCGAAGTCGTCCACCGCCGCGGAGATCTCCTTCAGGGACATCCGGTCCGCGTGGCGCAGCACCGGAACGAGCAGTCCCTTCTCCGTGTCGACCGCGACGGCGATGTGGATATCCTTTTTCAACACCGTGCTCTCACCGGAGACGGTCGCGTTCATGATCGGGGTCTCACGGAGCGCTTTCGCCGCGGCGTGGATCACGAAGGGAAGATACGTGAGGCTCACACCCTCCTGTTTCGCCTTGGAACGAACCCCCGCCACCCTGTGCATGTCCACCTCGGCGAAGATGTGGACGTGGGGCGAGGTTTGCTTGCTCCGAACCATATGCTCGGCGATCTTCTTCCGGATCGGCGTCCACGGCACGACCTGGTCCTCCCCGGGCTTGGCCTCCGCCTTCGGAGCGGGCGCGGCCTTGGGCTCCGCAGCCTTGGCGGCGGGAGCGGGAGGAGGAGCGGGCTTGGCCGGCGGAGCTTCGGCGGCAACGGCTTTGGCCTCCGGAGCCTTTGCGGCACCGGCCTTGACCTCCGGAGCTTTAGCGATGGAGGCCAGGTGCCCCTCCACGTCCCTCCGCGTTACCCTT
Encoded here:
- a CDS encoding dihydrolipoamide acetyltransferase family protein; this encodes MLIDVVMPQLGESVVEGVVVKWLVEVGELIAKDQPLLEISTDKVDAEIPSPSAGRVTQILVKQGETVPIQAVLAKIETDTAVSASAPAPEAAPKWDEETEGFPGHMARTSEPPIPAPPRVEPSTPAPPPPPATGRIRITPVVARMAAEHGLDLSKIPGTGIDGRVTRRDVEGHLASIAKAPEVKAGAAKAPEAKAVAAEAPPAKPAPPPAPAAKAAEPKAAPAPKAEAKPGEDQVVPWTPIRKKIAEHMVRSKQTSPHVHIFAEVDMHRVAGVRSKAKQEGVSLTYLPFVIHAAAKALRETPIMNATVSGESTVLKKDIHIAVAVDTEKGLLVPVLRHADRMSLKEISAAVDDFGARAKSGKITPDELSGGTFSITNPGIKGNLFGTPIINQPQVGILRLGQIVKRPVVHEVDGEDVIVIRPMMYLCCAYDHRVIDGVAGNGFLYRVREILEAGDFS